AGGAAACAATCGttttaaagtttgtaatttATGAATTTTATTGGATCTGTTcttattgttttggtttggtgGTGTTGTTCATAAGAGAAGACGACTCTTATGTCTCTGTATTGTAATAAATATTAGtgtctttataaaataaaaataaggaggGTTAGGGTGAGAACTGTCCATATAGCACCGTGGAAGAAATGTTTGAAGGCTTGTGCATGAATCAAGATGTATTTGAATCAGAATTTAAACGATTTAGTAGGAATGGTGTTGAAAAGGcaaattaaggaaatctggATTAATCCATATAGTAGACCGCTGTTAAAAGCTTGGAATGCAAATATTGATATCCAGTATTGTGTTGATGCATATGCATGTTGTGTTTATATTGTATCTTACATGTCAAAAATTTAACGTGAAATTGGTTTTCTTCTAGGAAATGGACAAAAAGAGAAGCAGCCAAAGAAGGAAATGTTTGTGCTAAAGAAGCTTTAAAGAGATTTGATAGAGTCTATTTGCATAACCGAGATGTTTGTGCTCAGGAAGCAGTGTATAGACTCACCAACATGCATTTAAAGGAGTTTTCTCGGAGCgttatttttattccaactggtgataatattgtgaaaatgagTTTTCCCATTTCTGTTTTGAGACAAAAGCTACATCACAGGATCTTACCCCAAAAGACATGTGGATGACTGGTATAGTTGACCGCTATAAGAATAGGCCGAATGATGATATGTTTAATAATAGGTGCCTGGTTAAGTTTGCTTCAGGTTATAGCGTTTTGACAAAACTTGAGAAATGtagaaatgcaataaagttgAATAATGACTTTGGGTTTATTGCAAAAAGAATTTAGACAAAACCAGCAGCTGTTCGATATGTGCGTTTCTCTGAAACAAAAGAGCCAGAAAAGTTTTACCAAAGCATAATGCAGTTATTTCTACCTTATCGCTTTGATAGTGAACTCAAGCCTTCAAGTTGTGCAACCTTTGGTGAGTTTTACAGAactggtttgtttggttttgttgatggaacaaaacattcagtaaaGTCTGTTGTAGATTTAAGTAGGAGTGAGTTTGAGTTGGAATCTGTGGACAATGTTACTGGTGATGTAATGCTGGAAGACGATGGGCTGAATGGTGTTCTGAGGTTGAATTGGAACGCTTGGAGTGTGTGGTATTACAAAAAggaagacaaatagaaaacagtgaTCAGGAACAAATCCCTGATTTAAGTCTGCAGATTCTTATGGATTCCTGTCTGGggctggataaggatccatcccagtaagtttggtgcagctcagtcgaaacatgtggaatctagagcCAAACATATGGCAATGgtgttacaggtcacttcgccacgccgccacgcccacctacTCCATCGAAACCAGTCAGGGTTGGAATACACAACCACTTATACCACAGCAGGTACGGAAAACCACAAACGCAAAAATTCTAATTTGTAGAAATCTACTGTTAATCtcttcatgttaaataaaaaatattacttaatatttaagtatttagtCATTATTTCAGCTTGACTCATTCAGAACTGTTCtgatcgtttccatagcaacaatcAGAAGCAAGACCTTGCCCCAGAAGTCCAGTGAGCTCACTGATGAGGTCATAGATGACATCATGTACATCACAATAGATCAAAGAAGTTCTAAAGATTTAATGTGTTGGGttccaacattgagcccacacaCCTTTCAGAGAGACCAGGAACAACTGCAGCCAAGATGAAGATCCGCGATCGCCTTAGAGCGTTTAGGGAGAAACTCCGTTTCCAACCAAAGGCGATTGTGGAGAGGGAGGACCCACTAAGCCCCATAAAGATCACGAAGAACATGAGACGCCTGGAACGAGACTTCAGACCTGTGGCACAATTTTTTAACAACCTGTCTGCTTTATCCAGCTGGCACTCTGTGTACATGACAGcctgttttttctgtctgtacATGTGCACAGTGTGGTTTAGCTGGACCATTTCCTCCATCGTGCTCCTCGTGATTCTCCAACTTtccataaattatttaatttccaaagGCTGGAGGATCCCGAGGAGCATCATACCCGACATGTGTGAGCCAGGGGAACATCTGAAAGGCACAGGTGTCTTACATATGGTCCACTTGGCTTTCGATTCTGCTCACAAAACCCAGGAGCTTTTTGGAAACATGGCCGACACGCTTGAGAAGATCAAAAATCTGTGCATTTGGGTCCGGCCAGAGCCCACAGTAAAGATCTACGTGGGACTCTGGCTGGTTTTGCTCTTCTCATGCGTGTTGCCATACCAGCTGCTGGGTTTAATCCTAGGTGTTTCTGTAGGGATCAAGTTTTTCATCATTGACTTGATCTTCGAAAGGTTCCCGAAGCTGCGGCAGCGGTTTAACACCCCCTACAACTTCTGGGCTAGTTTACCCACCGACCTGCAGCTGAGGGAGCCCagaaacacctggtggagcagATGGATTGCCACGGCAAGGGCCCGATGGAGCACGGCCCGAAGGAGCATTTCTAATGCTCTTCTCGGTGCCAGAGAGAGGCGTTTTCTCCCTCAACGCTCTCGATTCATTGGGACCTTGCAAAAGTGGCGATGTCGGGTTAGGAGGAGGTAGCAGACCAAAGTGTGTCCCAGGTCTGTCTGGACGACGGCAGCAACTAGTTTTGGAAAGGCGTTTCAACGGCAAGGAACAACCGGCAGATGTCTGTGGGAAAAGGTAAGAAATGAAGTCACACCTGACGTTACAGTTTCTCCAGCCCCTCCTCTTCAACATGATCAAGGATCTTTTGGAGAGgagctaaaaataacaaattcggaagataaaaaaatcccagaacAAATCATTATTGACCATTTGAGGCTGGAGAAATCTGACTGGGACCGAACACTTATCCTGATGtgttcagttaaattaaattattagattgaaaggtaaaaagatttgacaggtttcctgtttgcaggtttctctccgggtgctccggcttcctgccacagtctgaAATTGAGACTGTTTAGTTAATTGGTTTCTA
This region of Xiphophorus hellerii strain 12219 chromosome 11, Xiphophorus_hellerii-4.1, whole genome shotgun sequence genomic DNA includes:
- the LOC116728807 gene encoding GRAM domain-containing protein 4-like — encoded protein: MKIRDRLRAFREKLRFQPKAIVEREDPLSPIKITKNMRRLERDFRPVAQFFNNLSALSSWHSVYMTACFFCLYMCTVWFSWTISSIVLLVILQLSINYLISKGWRIPRSIIPDMCEPGEHLKGTGVLHMVHLAFDSAHKTQELFGNMADTLEKIKNLCIWVRPEPTVKIYVGLWLVLLFSCVLPYQLLGLILGVSVGIKFFIIDLIFERFPKLRQRFNTPYNFWASLPTDLQLREPRNTWWSRWIATARARWSTARRSISNALLGARERRFLPQRSRFIGTLQKWRCRVRRR